In the genome of Leucobacter luti, one region contains:
- a CDS encoding APC family permease, protein MSSLPSHSAVAAGDDQIAHAVTHQPGALKRTLKLRHLVFIGLAYMAPLAVFDMFGIVAAETDGHVPLAYLVVIVAVLFTAFSYSRMVRFFPIAGSAYTYAKEAINAHLGFLVGWVATLDYLLLPMINAILSAIYMGAVFPEVPFWVWVVLTVAVCTVMNLIGVKLAASMNIVLVGIQLVVAVVFVVLTIVNISNGANGSEFTIRPFISNDIQLAAISAGAAILALSFLGFDAVSTLAEEAERPERDIPRAIFIIIGVAGAFFITVTYVMQVLFPDVSLLGDIVGASPEIAKYIGGAAFQAIFVGGYMMAVLGCGITQQMSAARLLYAMGRDGALPKRLFGSVNERTGVPVVNVLIVAAIALTALFVDLDQAASMINFGAFIAFTFVNLSVIFVFFRFLKRRGPGAWATFVVVPAIGVVINVWLWLSLDSISMIIGGIWLAVGVVYLLIKTRGFRAPAPDLTGPINIGMYE, encoded by the coding sequence ATGTCATCGTTGCCATCCCACTCCGCCGTCGCCGCGGGTGATGATCAGATTGCCCACGCCGTTACGCATCAGCCTGGCGCGCTCAAGCGCACCTTGAAGCTGCGGCACCTCGTGTTCATCGGACTCGCGTACATGGCGCCGCTCGCGGTGTTCGACATGTTCGGGATCGTCGCTGCCGAGACCGACGGACACGTGCCGCTCGCGTACCTCGTCGTGATCGTCGCGGTGCTGTTCACCGCGTTCAGCTACTCGCGCATGGTGCGGTTCTTCCCGATCGCGGGATCCGCCTACACCTACGCGAAAGAAGCGATTAACGCACACCTCGGTTTCCTCGTCGGGTGGGTGGCAACGCTGGACTACCTGCTGTTGCCGATGATCAACGCGATCCTCTCGGCGATCTACATGGGCGCGGTATTCCCTGAGGTGCCGTTCTGGGTCTGGGTCGTGCTGACGGTCGCGGTGTGCACGGTGATGAACCTCATCGGCGTGAAGCTCGCCGCGAGCATGAACATCGTGCTGGTCGGGATCCAGCTTGTCGTCGCCGTCGTGTTCGTGGTGCTCACGATCGTGAACATCTCGAACGGGGCAAACGGCTCGGAGTTCACGATCCGGCCGTTTATCTCCAACGACATCCAGCTTGCCGCGATCAGCGCGGGCGCCGCCATTCTCGCGCTCTCCTTCCTCGGTTTCGACGCAGTGTCGACGCTTGCGGAAGAAGCCGAGCGACCGGAGCGCGACATTCCCCGTGCGATCTTCATCATCATCGGCGTTGCTGGCGCCTTCTTCATCACGGTGACCTACGTGATGCAGGTGCTCTTTCCCGATGTGTCATTGCTCGGCGACATCGTTGGTGCCTCGCCGGAGATCGCGAAGTACATCGGCGGTGCTGCGTTCCAGGCGATCTTCGTTGGCGGCTACATGATGGCCGTGCTGGGCTGCGGGATCACACAGCAGATGAGCGCCGCGCGCCTGCTCTACGCGATGGGCCGGGACGGCGCCCTGCCCAAGCGACTGTTTGGGAGCGTGAACGAGCGCACTGGTGTCCCCGTTGTGAACGTACTCATTGTCGCGGCGATCGCGCTCACCGCGCTGTTCGTTGACCTGGATCAGGCGGCGTCCATGATCAACTTCGGCGCGTTCATCGCCTTCACCTTCGTGAACCTGTCGGTAATCTTTGTGTTCTTCCGCTTCCTGAAGCGCCGCGGCCCTGGCGCCTGGGCCACGTTTGTGGTGGTGCCGGCGATCGGCGTGGTGATCAACGTCTGGCTGTGGCTCAGCCTCGACTCGATCTCGATGATCATCGGCGGCATCTGGCTCGCCGTTGGTGTGGTCTACCTCCTGATCAAGACGCGCGGTTTCCGCGCCCCGGCCCCGGATCTCACCGGACCGATCAACATCGGGATGTACGAGTAG
- a CDS encoding amidohydrolase gives MAVDTLFTGGRIRTFDPARPWVEALGVTGDKISYAGSAADAPAARRTVQLEGRLLTPGVADTHNHLLLGFDDLAVSLDQVQSLDVVRSRIAEFAEAHPELDWICAENALYSVVEGRRPNADDLVGVTDRPVFITTYDQHSVWLNRPALAKLGILNGADIAWGNPEIDSITGEPTGWVTDFYTSAMTIAGLAELQRDIPMYSPDRRYRKITNSLEMAAKVGITTVVEPQVPLAELDLFARAEREGKLTSRTIAAIYHAVGADGEFRSRITEAIRETPQHDRFTLGPVKLYADDVIEPHTAAMLQDYANRPGHRGHPSLEPTEFTKLFVELDRLGYQVHTHATGDWGIQLTLDSIEAAQRANGARDARHGIVHVECLAPEDLPRFQQLDVVAAMQPRHASPDLVAGTWMENVGEARWDRAWRFKSMIDSGARVTFSSDWQVGEMDPLVGLYSAMTRARLDGQDAWTTNERLDLDRALRAYTTGGAEAFHQEDTRGVLREGMLADLVVWSGDLYAMEPAELLAQQADLTIVGGSPIHDARGELGGVAAAALAQDPAGAGQTCAEPHTEHGHSH, from the coding sequence ATGGCCGTCGATACCCTTTTCACCGGAGGGCGGATCCGCACCTTCGATCCCGCTCGTCCCTGGGTCGAGGCGCTCGGCGTCACCGGCGACAAGATCAGCTATGCGGGCTCCGCGGCTGACGCTCCGGCTGCCCGGCGCACCGTGCAGCTGGAGGGCCGCCTGCTGACCCCAGGCGTCGCCGACACACACAACCACCTCCTGCTTGGCTTCGATGACCTCGCGGTGAGCCTCGACCAGGTGCAGAGCCTCGACGTCGTGCGCTCCCGCATCGCTGAGTTCGCTGAGGCCCACCCCGAGCTCGACTGGATCTGCGCGGAGAACGCGCTCTACTCTGTGGTCGAAGGTCGCCGCCCGAACGCGGACGACCTCGTCGGTGTGACCGATCGCCCCGTGTTCATCACGACCTATGACCAGCACTCGGTGTGGCTGAACCGCCCGGCGCTCGCGAAGCTCGGCATCCTGAACGGCGCAGATATCGCGTGGGGCAATCCCGAGATCGACTCCATCACGGGCGAACCCACTGGCTGGGTCACCGACTTCTACACCAGCGCCATGACGATCGCCGGCCTCGCTGAACTGCAGCGCGACATTCCCATGTACTCGCCAGATCGCCGCTACCGCAAGATTACGAACAGCCTTGAGATGGCTGCCAAGGTCGGCATCACCACCGTCGTCGAGCCACAGGTGCCGCTCGCAGAGCTCGACTTGTTCGCGCGCGCCGAGCGTGAGGGCAAGCTCACCTCCCGCACGATCGCAGCAATTTATCACGCGGTCGGCGCTGACGGTGAGTTCCGCTCCCGCATCACCGAGGCGATCCGCGAGACCCCGCAGCACGACCGCTTCACCCTCGGCCCGGTCAAACTCTACGCCGACGATGTGATCGAGCCGCACACCGCAGCGATGCTGCAGGACTACGCGAACCGTCCGGGACACCGCGGACACCCGAGCCTTGAACCCACTGAGTTCACCAAGCTCTTCGTCGAGCTTGATCGCCTCGGCTACCAGGTGCACACGCACGCCACGGGCGACTGGGGGATCCAGCTCACGCTCGACTCGATCGAGGCAGCGCAGCGCGCCAACGGTGCCCGCGACGCGCGCCACGGCATCGTGCACGTCGAGTGCCTGGCCCCCGAGGATCTCCCCCGATTCCAGCAGCTCGACGTGGTCGCCGCGATGCAGCCGCGCCACGCGTCCCCCGATCTCGTGGCAGGCACCTGGATGGAAAACGTGGGGGAGGCTCGCTGGGATCGCGCCTGGCGCTTCAAATCCATGATTGACTCCGGCGCACGCGTGACCTTCTCAAGTGACTGGCAGGTGGGCGAAATGGATCCGCTCGTCGGTCTGTACAGCGCGATGACCCGCGCCCGTCTCGACGGCCAGGATGCCTGGACCACGAACGAGCGCCTCGATCTCGACCGCGCCCTCCGGGCATACACGACTGGAGGAGCAGAAGCCTTCCACCAGGAGGACACCCGCGGTGTGCTGCGCGAGGGAATGCTCGCCGACCTCGTCGTCTGGTCGGGCGATCTCTACGCGATGGAGCCAGCCGAGCTGCTCGCGCAGCAGGCGGACCTCACCATCGTTGGCGGATCCCCGATCCACGATGCCCGAGGTGAACTCGGCGGCGTCGCCGCTGCTGCCCTGGCGCAGGATCCGGCCGGCGCAGGGCAGACCTGCGCTGAACCGCACACCGAGCACGGACACTCCCACTAA
- a CDS encoding TetR/AcrR family transcriptional regulator → MARPSTQKQRRIEVVDAALAAAAAHGLRNLSLTDVANQAGVTRGALLYYYDDLDAILVEAHAAGMARVGTERAAIVARHDTPADKLAAAISAGLPSGPDDALMRLLYEFDVLAGKSPLHDELVQRLYQEQLDLYTGILTEGVASGDFALTGPLADTAMNLVALEDAYGLHIVAGGSITVADAHRAIALYAAQAGARLPE, encoded by the coding sequence ATGGCACGTCCGAGCACACAGAAGCAGCGCCGAATCGAAGTTGTCGACGCAGCACTGGCCGCCGCCGCCGCTCACGGGCTGCGCAACCTCTCACTCACCGACGTCGCGAACCAAGCTGGAGTCACGCGCGGCGCGCTGTTGTACTACTACGACGACCTCGACGCGATCCTGGTCGAAGCACACGCGGCGGGCATGGCGCGGGTAGGCACCGAGCGTGCCGCGATCGTCGCACGGCATGACACCCCAGCAGACAAGCTCGCTGCTGCGATCTCGGCCGGGCTTCCCAGCGGGCCAGACGATGCCTTGATGCGACTGCTCTATGAGTTCGACGTATTGGCAGGCAAGTCCCCGCTGCACGACGAGCTCGTGCAGCGGCTGTACCAAGAACAGCTGGACCTCTACACCGGAATCCTCACCGAGGGCGTAGCGAGCGGCGATTTCGCGCTCACCGGCCCGCTCGCAGACACCGCGATGAACCTCGTGGCGCTCGAAGACGCGTACGGGCTACACATCGTCGCCGGAGGCAGCATCACGGTTGCCGACGCGCATCGCGCAATCGCCCTCTATGCCGCACAAGCGGGGGCCCGCCTGCCCGAGTAG